The following proteins come from a genomic window of Salvia hispanica cultivar TCC Black 2014 chromosome 4, UniMelb_Shisp_WGS_1.0, whole genome shotgun sequence:
- the LOC125223405 gene encoding actin-depolymerizing factor 7-like: MANSASGVAVDDACKLKFLELKAKRNYRYIVFKLDDGLQQVVVEKAGGQDETHDDLNNSLPADDCRYAVYDYDFTTDENCRKSKIFFIAWSPETSKVRTKMLYASSKDRFKRELDGIQVELQATDASEMSMDIFKERAY, encoded by the exons ATG GCAAATTCTGCATCCGGGGTTGCTGTGGACGACGCGTGCAAACTGAAGTTTTTGGAGCTAAAGGCTAAGCGGAACTACAGGTACATCGTGTTCAAACTCGATGATGGACTCCAGCAAGTGGTGGTGGAGAAGGCCGGGGGTCAAGACGAGACTCACGATGACCTCAACAATAGCTTGCCCGCTGATGATTGTCGGTATGCTGTCTACGACTATGACTTTACAACTGATGAGAACTGCCGCAAGAGCAAGATTTTCTTCATTGCATG GTCACCCGAGACTTCGAAGGTGAGGACCAAGATGCTTTACGCGAGTTCAAAAGATCGTTTCAAGAGAGAGTTGGATGGAATTCAGGTTGAGTTGCAAGCAACTGATGCAAGTGAGATGAGCATGGACATCTTCAAGGAAAGAGCTTATTAA
- the LOC125222482 gene encoding UPF0187 protein At2g45870, chloroplastic-like, which translates to MANTNPIPQFPNLTLPSSSSSSSSSSSSSPKMLSKFYYSHSPLPNPCIKPAPKFPCACHSSKPSNSPPLRDSALLSVLFAIPDWADEIKERGMKQKRYLYDHESWVQHRSSLRHVRHLLTSLTSRVILSLVPPVIAFTSVAVFVAVYNTAVSLDLLPDFFPTLRASSLPYQLTAPALALLLVFRTEASYSRFEEGKMAWTKVISGAEEFATQINANVRSADDDMLKKAILQYIIAFPVALKCHIVYGSDVAQDLDNLLEVDDLSVVLSSKHRPRCIIEFISQSLQLLDIEATNRHLLESNLGCFQEGIGVCEQIMGTPIPLSYTRLTSRFLVLWHLTLPIILWDDCHWIVVPATFISAASLFCIEEVGVLIEEPFPVLALDEMCLRLRNNIDEVVRNEKLIRARVSANRNRSCGKKHSLNGWPNSLEKDRQPG; encoded by the exons ATGGCAAACACAAACCCCATTCCTCAATTCCCAAACCTCACGCTcccatcttcatcttcatcttcatcttcttcctcttcctcttccccAAAAATGCTATCCAAATTCTACTACTCCCACTCACCACTCCCCAATCCATGTATCAAACCAGCCCCCAAATTCCCCTGCGCCTGCCACTCCTCCAAACCCTCCAATTCCCCCCCACTCCGCGATTCCGCCCTACTCTCAGTCCTCTTCGCCATCCCCGACTGGGCCGACGAGATCAAGGAGCGAGGCATGAAGCAGAAGCGCTACCTCTACGACCACGAGAGCTGGGTCCAGCACCGGAGCTCCCTCCGCCACGTCCGCCACCTGCTCACCAGCTTGACCTCGCGCGTCATCCTCTCCCTCGTCCCGCCCGTCATCGCCTTCACCTCCGTCGCCGTATTCGTCGCCGTCTACAACACTGCCGTCTCGCTCGATCTGCTGCCGGACTTCTTCCCCACCCTCAGAGCCTCCTCCCTGCCCTACCAGCTCACCGCTCCTGCGCTGGCGCTGCTGCTCGTTTTTAGGACGGAAGCATCGTATTCCAGGTTTGAGGAAGGGAAGATGGCTTGGACTAAGGTCATTTCCGGTGCTGAGGAGTTTGCCACCCAGATTAATGCTAATGTGCGCAGCGCCGATGATGATATgcttaagaaggccatttTGCAGTATATCATCGCCTTTCCTGTTGCTCTCAAG TGTCACATCGTTTATGGATCAGATGTTGCACAAGATCTCGACAACTTACTTGAGGTGGATGACCTGTCTGTAGTTCTGAGCTCCAAGCACCGGCCTCGCTGCATCATCGAGTTCATCTCTCAAAGCCTGCAGCTGCTTGATATCGAGGCCACAAACCGCCATTTACTG GAATCGAATCTTGGCTGTTTTCAAGAGGGTATTGGAGTGTGTGAACAGATCATGGGCACGCCTATCCCTCTCTCGTACACTAGACTTACCTCCAGATTCCTAGTCCTCTGGCATCTTACTCTCCCTATCATACTTTGGGATGATTGTCATTGGATCGTTGTGCCCGCCACTTTCATTAGTGCTGCTTCTCTATTCTGCATTGAGGAG GTTGGTGTTCTTATTGAAGAGCCTTTCCCAGTGCTGGCTCTTGATGAGATGTGCCTCAGGCTTCGCAACAACATAGATGAGGTTGTGAGGAATGAGAAGCTCATTCGGGCTCGTGTAAGTGCAAACAGAAACCGAAGTTGTGGGAAGAAACACTCCCTGAATGGATGGCCAAACTCCTTGGAGAAAGACAGACAACCCGGTTGA
- the LOC125221550 gene encoding FT-interacting protein 3-like, whose translation MNNLKLAVEVVRAHNLLPKDGQGSSSAAVELVFDGQKFRTTIKERDLNPFWNETFYFNVANPLDLRHLTLEAHLYSINRATSKKHSLGKVRINGTSFVPLSDSVVFNYPLEKNSLFSSTRGELALKVYLTGDPTPSHHYASSSSFSSLHSIHDEPSPRSHRHEEKASRSRRSLYTLAGSDHSQHHQPQQQQQQHQPPQQQQQQQSQQQRPSSSYTMPSYQTTQYNTSEMMFEPQSSQSARMHLNTSSQPNDFSLRETNPVLGGGRIRATSTYDLVQPMQFLFVRVVKARDLPSKDATGSLDPYVVVKLGNYKGVTRHFDKTKNPEWNTVFTFSKDRMQATILEVVVMDKDVIKDDFVGVVKFDLHDIPRRAPPDSPLAPEWHRLEDSKGERKHGELMVAVWIGTQADEAFADAWHSDAASLVDTSASTAHIRSKVYHAPRLWYVRVNVIEAQDLVTHDRNRYPVVHVKAQIGNQILRTKPVQSQTSNASWNEDLMFVAAEPFDDDQLVISVDDRVGPNKEESLGKAFVPLATIEKRADDRVVHTKWWHLQKPSATEAVELKRDHFASRIHLRICLDGGYHVLDESTQYSSDLRPTAKQLWKPPVGVLELGILNANALTPMKSRNGRGTSDTFCVAKYGQKWIRTRTITDSLNPKFNEQYTWDVYDPATVLTVGVFDNGHFGGANSHRDLKIGKVRIRISTLETNRVYTHSYPLVVLHPSGVKKMGELHLAIRFTCTSMLNMMSLYSRPLLPKMHYVRPLSVAQLDMLRYQAVNILAARLSRAEPPLRKEVVEYMSDVNSHLWSMRRSKANFYRLMAVFNGIFAVSKWLNEVCHWKNPVTTVLVYALFVMLVFFPDLILPTLYLYMFLIGLWNYRFRPKNPPHMNMRLSCADTATADELDEEFDTFPTARSGDTLRMRYDRLRSVAGQIQRVVGDVASQGERVQAVLSWRDPRATIIFMAFCIASAVVFYAVPLQLLIITAGSYAMRPPKFRRKLPPAPLNFFRRLPARTDSML comes from the coding sequence ATGAACAACCTGAAGCTAGCAGTGGAGGTGGTCCGAGCCCACAACCTCCTCCCCAAAGACGGGCAGGGCTCGTCCAGCGCGGCCGTGGAGCTCGTCTTCGATGGCCAGAAGTTCCGCACCACCATCAAGGAGAGAGACCTCAACCCCTTTTGGAACGAGACCTTCTACTTCAACGTCGCCAACCCCCTCGACCTCCGCCACCTCACCCTCGAGGCTCACCTCTATAGCATCAATCGAGCCACCTCCAAGAAACACTCCCTCGGGAAGGTCCGGATCAACGGCACCTCCTTCGTCCCCCTCTCTGACTCTGTCGTCTTCAACTACCCCCTTGAGAAAAACAGCCTCTTCTCCTCCACCAGAGGCGAGCTCGCCTTGAAAGTCTACCTCACCGGCGATCCCACCCCTAGTCATCACTAcgcctcctcctcgtccttCTCTAGCCTGCATTCGATCCACGATGAACCATCACCCCGTTCTCACAGGCACGAGGAGAAGGCATCCCGGTCTAGGCGCAGTTTGTACACTCTTGCTGGCTCAGATCATAGTCAACACCACCAGCCgcagcaacaacaacaacagcaTCAACCACcacaacagcagcagcagcaacaatcacaacaacaacgaccttcttcttcttatacAATGCCATCGTACCAAACAACGCAATACAACACTAGTGAGATGATGTTCGAGCCTCAGTCATCACAGTCTGCTCGAATGCATCTGAACACATCGTCTCAGCCTAATGATTTTTCACTCAGAGAAACGAATCCGGTTCTCGGAGGGGGGCGGATTAGGGCTACCAGCACGTATGATCTCGTGCAGCCTATGCAGTTTCTCTTTGTTCGTGTTGTGAAGGCACGGGACCTCCCGTCCAAGGACGCCACAGGGAGCCTCGACCCCTACGTGGTGGTGAAGCTGGGTAATTACAAGGGCGTTACTCGCCATTTCGACAAGACAAAGAATCCAGAATGGAACACAGTGTTCACGTTTTCAAAGGACAGAATGCAAGCCACTATTTTGGAAGTTGTGGTGATGGACAAGGATGTGATCAAGGACGATTTTGTGGGCGTGGTGAAGTTCGACCTTCACGATATCCCAAGACGGGCCCCTCCGGACAGCCCATTGGCGCCCGAGTGGCACCGACTCGAGGACAGCAAGGGCGAGAGGAAGCACGGGGAGCTCATGGTTGCAGTTTGGATAGGCACACAAGCTGATGAGGCCTTTGCTGATGCTTGGCATTCCGATGCAGCTAGCCTCGTCGACACCTCCGCCTCGACCGCACACATCCGGTCCAAAGTGTACCACGCGCCCCGGTTGTGGTATGTGCGCGTGAACGTGATTGAGGCCCAGGATCTCGTCACACATGACAGGAACCGGTACCCTGTCGTGCACGTGAAGGCCCAAATTGGGAACCAGATCCTGAGAACAAAGCCAGTCCAGTCACAGACCTCGAACGCGTCATGGAACGAGGACCTCATGTTTGTTGCCGCTGAGCCCTTCGACGATGATCAGCTGGTGATATCAGTTGATGATCGCGTCGGGCCTAACAAAGAGGAGTCTCTTGGCAAGGCTTTTGTGCCGTTGGCAACGATTGAGAAACGGGCCGACGACAGAGTGGTGCACACAAAGTGGTGGCACCTGCAGAAGCCGAGTGCCACCGAGGCTGTGGAGCTCAAGAGGGATCATTTTGCAAGCCGGATCCATCTCCGGATCTGCCTCGATGGAGGCTACCATGTTCTAGATGAATCCACGCAGTATAGCAGTGATCTCAGGCCAACAGCAAAGCAGCTTTGGAAACCGCCCGTAGGTGTGCTTGAGCTCGGAATCTTGAACGCCAACGCCCTCACACCTATGAAGAGTAGAAACGGTCGAGGGACTTCAGACACATTCTGTGTGGCCAAATATGGACAGAAATGGATTCGAACTAGAACTATCACCGATAGCTTAAACCCCAAGTTCAATGAGCAGTACACTTGGGACGTTTACGATCCGGCCACAGTTCTAACTGTGGGCGTTTTCGACAACGGACACTTTGGTGGTGCCAATAGCCACAGAGACCTCAAGATCGGGAAGGTTCGGATCCGGATCTCGACCTTGGAAACGAATCGTGTTTACACGCATTCGTATCCATTGGTCGTTCTTCACCCCTCGGGGGTGAAGAAGATGGGAGAGTTGCATTTGGCAATCCGATTCACATGCACGTCGATGCTCAACATGATGTCCTTATACTCGAGGCCTCTCCTGCCTAAAATGCACTACGTAAGACCGTTGTCGGTGGCGCAGCTTGACATGCTGCGCTACCAAGCGGTCAACATCCTGGCGGCACGTCTGAGCCGGGCTGAGCCACCTCTCCGAAAAGAGGTTGTAGAATACATGAGTGATGTAAACTCACATCTATGGAGCATGAGGCGAAGCAAGGCAAACTTCTACAGATTGATGGCGGTCTTCAACGGCATCTTCGCTGTCTCAAAGTGGCTCAACGAGGTCTGCCACTGGAAGAATCCGGTCACAACGGTGCTCGTGTACGCCCTCTTTGTCATGCTAGTGTTCTTCCCCGACCTGATCCTGCCAACGTTGTACCTATACATGTTCCTCATTGGACTCTGGAACTATAGGTTCAGGCCGAAGAATCCACCACACATGAACATGAGGTTGTCTTGTGCAGACACCGCGACGGCCGACGAGCTTGACGAGGAGTTTGACACGTTCCCAACGGCTAGAAGTGGTGATACTCTGCGGATGAGGTACGATCGTCTGCGGAGCGTTGCTGGCCAGATACAGAGAGTCGTGGGGGACGTGGCGTCGCAGGGGGAGCGGGTGCAGGCGGTTCTGAGCTGGCGGGATCCTCGCGCCACCATCATATTCATGGCCTTCTGCATTGCGTCAGCCGTGGTGTTCTACGCCGTGCCTCTTCAGCTGCTAATAATCACTGCCGGATCCTACGCCATGAGACCTCCTAAATTCCGACGCAAGCTGCCTCCAGCACCGCTCAACTTCTTCCGCCGCCTGCCTGCTAGGACTGATAGCATGTTGTGA
- the LOC125221551 gene encoding AT-hook motif nuclear-localized protein 9-like: MDQREAMTLQGSAPYYLHQGNAESVMGLQGSPGMNSLTNPGLQYQTNTGRNMMGSSLPLDTSSTMSPHGMSVGPPPALGVGPPPAMMQGEPVRRKRGRPRKYGRDSAVSLALSPSTSNPVPFVRPTQKRRGRPPGTGRKHQQIPLGGSIFTVPGKLVPHIINVAVGEDIKRKVLSFAQGRQSTVILSGNGTISAVNIRISSSGGSVTYEGRFDILSLTGSYAQNDVNALHGPVGCLNVTLSGPDGRVIGGGVESVMVACSPVQVVVASLLPRTSKMKNVAGGTSADSEDRTVGNLVIPANA; this comes from the exons ATGGATCAAAGGGAAGCTATGACGCTGCAAGGTTCGGCTCCCTATTATCTTCATCAAGGAAATGCCGAGTCTGTCATGGGACTACAGGGATCACCCGGCATGAATTCGTTGACTAATCCTGGTTTGCAGTACCAAACCAACACAGGGAGGAATATGATGGGATCATCGTTGCCTTTAGATACTTCATCGACAATGTCACCTCACGGGATGAGTGTTGGCCCACCTCCCGCACTTGGTGTAGGTCCGCCTCCTGCTATGATGCAAGGGGAGCCTGTTCGTAGAAAAAGGGGAAGGCCACGGAAATATGGGCGTGATAGTGCTGTTTCACTGGCATTGTCGCCCTCCACATCTAATCCTGTGCCATTTGTGAGACCTACTCAGAAGCGGAGAGGACGACCACCAGGGACGGGGAGAAAGCATCAACAAATCCCCCTTG GCGGATCTATCTTTACCGTGCCTGGAAAACTGGTCCCACATATCATCAATGTTGCTGTTGGAGAA gatattaaaagaaaggTACTGTCGTTTGCACAGGGGCGGCAGAGCACTGTCATTTTATCAGGAAATGGTACAATATCAGCTGTAAATATTAGAATATCAAGTTCTGGTGGGAGCGTCACATACGAG GGACGCtttgatattttgagtttAACTGGTTCGTATGCACAAAATGATGTGAATGCGCTTCATGGCCCAGTCGGTTGTCTGAATGTTACTCTGTCTGGTCCTGATGGGCGTGTCATAGGTGGTGGAGTCGAGAGTGTCATGGTTGCCTGCAGCCCTGTTCAG GTTGTCGTGGCAAGCCTGCTACCGCGCACTTCAAAGATGAAAAACGTTGCTGGGGGAACTTCAGCAGATTCTGAAGATCGTACAGTTGGGAATCTCGTCATTCCAGCCAATGCTTAG
- the LOC125223047 gene encoding beta-amylase 7, protein MAAEMQRFGTSEEDDDEMGMDVKEEDDDDDDDDDEDEEKNMVTPAMVGVDVGVLSTGGSNRYVHNQQYQDPPTPQVGGSRRCRPQEEKERTKLRERQRRAITAKILAGLRRHGNYNLRVRADINDVIAALAREAGWVVLPDGTTFPSRAQSTGPTGAAQNTAVTSSSSQMPAHHTSPTSLRGISPGYKSTVDYSSGHLKGVLVPTSSPYDVSSSTKSQTPAMIGDGGELPNPNDPLLGGSIDSVDAMQVVDMPSKLQEREFSGTSYVPVYVMLPLGVINMKCELVDPDGLVKQLKILKSVHVDGIMVDCWWGIVEAHTPQEYNWNGYRRLFQMVKELKMKLQVAMSFHECGGNIGDDVCIPLPHWVTEIGRNNPDIFFTDRVGRRDSECLSWGVDKERVLRGRTAIEVYFDCMRSFRVEFDELFEDGVISMIVVGLGPCGELRYPCNPVKHGWRYPGIGEFQCYDQYMLKSLRKAAEIRGHSFWARGPENTGSYNSRPHETGFFCDGGDYDGYYGRFFLSWYSQVLVEHGDRVLSLAKLAFEGTQIAAKMSSMHWWYKTASHAAELTAGFYNSSNRDGYAAITSMLKRHGATLCFTCSGMSMMNQNTNLSESLSDPEGLLWQVLNAAWDANISVASENSFACNGRETFSYLLEKAKPISDPDRRHFSSFTYLRLSPLLMERPNLVEFERFIKRMHGESVLEYQT, encoded by the exons ATGGCAGCAGAGATGCAGAGATTTGGCAcaagtgaagaagatgatgatgaaatGGGGATGGATGTGAAGgaggaagatgatgatgatgatgatgatgatgatgaagatgaagagaagAACATGGTAACCCCTGCTATGGTGGGTGTGGATGTTGGTGTGTTGTCAACAGGGGGTAGTAATAGGTATGTACATAATCAGCAATATCAAGATCCGCCTACTCCGCAGGTAGGAGGGTCTCGACGGTGTAGGCCTCaggaagagaaagagagaacaAAGCTGCGGGAACGACAACGTAGAGCGATCACAGCAAAGATATTGGCTGGGCTCCGTAGGCACGGCAACTACAACCTTAGAGTCAGAGCTGATATCAATGATGTCATTGCTGCTTTGGCTAGGGAAGCAGGTTGGGTTGTTCTTCCAGATGGGACCACCTTCCCTTCCAGAGCACAG AGTACCGGCCCTACTGGTGCAGCACAAAACACAGCTgtgacatcatcttcttcacaaATGCCAGCACACCATACATCTCCTACTTCCTTGAGAGGCATCTCCCCAGGCTATAAAAGCACTGTTGATTATAGCTCAGGTCACTTGAAAGGTGTTTTGGTGCCCACCTCATCTCCTTATGATGTATCCTCCAGCACTAAGAGTCAAACACCAGCAATGATTGGGGATGGAGGAGAGCTACCAAATCCTAATGATCCTCTTCTTGGAGGTTCAATTGATTCAGTTGACGCCATGCAG GTTGTCGACATGCCATCAAAACTACAGGAGCGGGAATTTTCTGGTACCTCTTATGTTCCAGTATATGTTATGTTGCCA TTGGGTGTCATTAACATGAAATGCGAGCTTGTTGATCCAGATGGTCTAGTGAAGCAattgaaaatcttgaaatcaGTTCATGTTGACGGTATTATGGTTGACTGCTGGTGGGGTATAGTTGAAGCGCATACACCTCAGGAGTACAACTGGAATGGTTACCGGAGGTTATTTCAAATGGTGAAGGAGCTGAAAATGAAGCTGCAG GTTGCTATGTCCTTTCACGAATGTGGAGGTAATATTGGGGATGATGTGTGCATTCCCCTGCCTCACTGGGTCACTGAAATCGGTCGAAACAACCCAGACATATTTTTCACGGATAGAGTTGGAAGGCGGGACTCAGAATGTCTGTCTTGGGGTGTTGATAAAGAGCGAGTTTTAAGAGGTCGAACGGCTATAGAG GTCTACTTTGATTGCATGAGAAGCTTTCGGGTTGAATTTGACGAGTTATTTGAGGATGGTGTCATATCTATGATTGTAGTTGGACTTGGTCCATGTGGAGAGCTGAGGTACCCTTGTAACCCTGTGAAGCATGGTTGGAGATACCCTGGCATTGGTGAATTTCAG TGCTATGATCAATATATGCTGAAAAGCTTGCGGAAGGCTGCAGAAATTAGAGGTCACTCTTTCTGGGCCCGAGGACCAGAAAATACCGGTTCTTACAATTCACGGCCCCATGAAACAGGCTTTTTCTGCGACGGGGGTGACTACGATGGTTATTATGGCAGGTTTTTCTTAAGTTGGTATTCTCAGGTTTTAGTTGAGCATGGTGATAGAGTGCTTTCTCTCGCCAAGTTAGCTTTTGAAGGGACACAAATTGCTGCGAAG ATGTCCAGCATGCACTGGTGGTACAAGACAGCTAGTCATGCTGCTGAATTAACTGCTGGATTCTATAATTCTAGCAATCGCGATGGCTATGCTGCTATCACGTCAATGCTGAAGAGGCATGGCGCTACTCTATGCTTTACATGTTCCGGAATGAGCATGATGAATCAGAACACCAACCTCTCCGAGTCCTTGTCTGATCCCGAAGGATTGCTTTGGCAA GTTCTGAATGCTGCCTGGGATGCCAATATATCAGTTGCCAGTGAAAATTCTTTTGCGTGCAATGGCAGAGAAACGTTTagttatttattggaaaaggCAAAGCCCATCAGTGATCCTGACAGGAggcatttttcttcttttaccTATTTGAGGCTCAGCCCACTTCTCATGGAAAGACCGAACCTCGTTGAATTTGAACGGTTCATCAAGAGAATGCATG GGGAATCTGTTCTCGAGTATCAGACGTAG
- the LOC125222483 gene encoding acyl-CoA hydrolase 2-like codes for MNPESVIEFLGCVPLLQTLPISSHKKIAEVVFIKRYDQGDSIVCGGDEADGIYFIWEGEAEVCGSLQSDDKSHAEYHLKQYDFFGHGMSPSTQPVDVLALSKLTCLVLPNDQVHLLKPKSIWSADDAQEKHPLIERILQLDPIEVDIFQGITLPGAIKHVSVFGGQFLGQALAAACKTVDSQKIVHSLHAYFILPGDLSRPIIYKVHHVRGGKSFATRRVEAIQREKVLFTLMVSFQNEEQLFIHQVVAMPSVPDPEKLISREELHEQRLVDPRIPRTYRIRAAGTDFFPWPIELRFCEPDTAATNYKKSPPSLRYWFRARGILSDDQALHRCIVAYASDLFFLQVSLNPHYEKDLKSTNVSLGHSMWFHKPLRADDWLLYVIDSPISHSGRGFVSGRMFTRTGELVVSIAQEGLLRRAREPAPAPASASKL; via the exons ATGAATCCCGAATCAG TGATCGAGTTTTTGGGGTGTGTGCCGCTGCTCCAGACGCTGCCGATTTCGTCTCACAAGAAGATCGCCGAAGTCGTATTCATCAAGCGCTACG ACCAAGGAGATTCTATAGTTTGTGGAGGAGATGAGGCTGATGGGATCTATTTCATATGGGAAGGAGAG GCTGAGGTCTGTGGGTCTTTACAGTCCGATGATAAAAGTCACGCTGAATATCACTTGAAGCAATATGACTTTTTTGGCCATG GTATGTCACCATCTACTCAGCCAGTGGATGTGCTTGCTTTGTCTAAG CTGACTTGCTTAGTCCTTCCAAATGATCAAGTGCATTTgttaaaaccaaaatcaatttGGAGTGCGGATGACGCACAGGAGAAGCACCCACTCATTGAGCGAATTTTACAACTGGATCCTATAGAG GTTGATATTTTCCAAGGTATTACATTGCCTGGTGCAATAAAACATGTAAGCGTGTTTGGCGGCCAATTTCTCGGACAG GCACTAGCTGCAGCGTGTAAAACTGTTGATTCTCAAAAGATTGTTCACAGTTTGCATGCATACTTCATTCTTCCTGGCGATCTTAGTA gaccaattatatataaagtgCATCATGTACGTGGTGGGAAAAGCTTTGCAACCCGAAGGGTAGAAGCTATACAAAGAGAGAAAGTCTTGTTTACACTAATGGTTTCTTTTCAG AACGAGGAACAACTGTTCATTCACCAGGTGGTAGCAATGCCTTCTGTGCCTGATCCAGAAAAG CTTATATCAAGGGAAGAGTTGCACGAACAACGTCTTGTTGATCCTAGGATTCCGAG GACATACCGCATTAGAGCTGCTGGTACTGATTTTTTTCCGTGGCCCATTGAGCTTAGGTTCTGTGAGCCTGATACTGCTGCCACCAATTACAAAAAATCTCCTCCAAG TTTAAGGTACTGGTTTAGAGCTAGAGGAATACTTTCTGATGATCAGGCTTTGCACAG ATGCATAGTGGCTTATGCTTCTGATCTGTTTTTTCTCCAAGTGAGTTTAAACCCACATTATGAAAAGGATCTTAAGTCAACAAATGTTAGCCTAGGCCATTC GATGTGGTTTCACAAGCCTCTTAGAGCTGACGATTGGCTGCTATATGTG aTTGATAGTCCAATTTCTCACAGCGGTCGTGGATTTGTTAGTGGACGAATGTTTACTCGAACAGGagag CTAGTTGTTTCTATAGCGCAAGAGGGATTATTGAGGAGGGCGAGGGAACCAGCTCCAGCTCCAGCTTCCGCATCCAAACTATAA
- the LOC125219416 gene encoding uncharacterized protein LOC125219416 — protein MDPKTDKLVRRTTMIATATASYLLLTADYGPEPNFLDPIKNAVESAKQSVKEFVFGLKKETPQSEIEKPPSAASEKHS, from the exons ATGGACCCCAAAACGGACAAGTTAGTGAGGAGGACAACCATGATAGCCACTGCCACAGCTTCTTATCTTCTACTCACGGCTGATTACGGTCCTGAACCCAACTTTCTGGATCCC ATAAAAAATGCTGTGGAATCAGCAAAACAGTCAGTGAAAGAGTTCGTTTTTGGATTGAAGAAGGAAACTCCACAAAGTGAGATCGAAAAGCCTCCTTCAGCTGCTTCAGAGAAACACTCATAA